The genomic stretch ATGCGCAGGCCGGACGAAGCAGCGTACCAGGCAGCCGTGTCCACAACGGAACTCGCCCTCGACCAGGCTTATCCCGTGAATTCCTCCTTGAATACCGCGGATCGTGTATCGGATGCCGAGCTCGCGGCCCGCATGGCGAAATTCATCTGGAATGAAACTCCCGATACGGTGTTGTCGGATGCCGCGCAGAGAGGCAGCCTGCGGAATCCCGCGGTTCTGGAGCAGCAGGTACGGCGAATGCTGCGGGACTCCAGAGCCAATGGACTGGTGACCGGGTTCTTCGAGCGCTGGATGCTTTCGGATTCACTGGATAAAGTCCAGAGCGCCGACCCCGGGCTGCGCCAGGCGATGGGAACGGAGACTCATCTGTTCCTCGTCAATCAGCTCCAGGAGGATCACAATGCGCTCGACCTTTGGACCGCCAATTACTCGTTCATCAACGAGCGGCTGGCCCGCCACTATGGAATCTCCGGAATTTCCGGCAACGACTTCCGACGCTATGTTTTTCCCGACAACGCTCGCGCGGGAATTCTCGGACAAGGAAGCTTCCTCACCGTTAGTTCCGCCGGCGACCGCACTTCCCCGGTGGAACGCGGGAAGCTGATCCTCGGCATGTTCCTGGGCGTGAATCCTCCCGATCCGCCACCGAATGTTCCTCCCATCAAGTCCGGCAACAACCGTCCGATGCGCGTCCTGATGCAGGAACATCACACCAATCCCGCTTGCCTTTCCTGTCACCTGAGCTTTGAGCCGCTCGGCCTGGCACTGGAGAATTTCAACCTTGTCGGACAGTGGCGGAACACCGACGGCGGAGCGCCGATCGACGCCTCCGGCACGTTCGTCGACGGCACGCGGTTCAACGGCCCCGCCGAACTGCGCGCCGGCCTCCTGAAGTATCGCGACGCCTATTACGCCAGCATCGCTCAGAAGATGCTGGGTTATGCGCTCGGGCGTGAGGGGCGGACCTGGCGTGTATACGACTACGAAATGCCTTCGGTTCGCGCGATTGTCCGCGAGGCCGGCGCCAACGATTACCGCTGGTCGTCGATCGTGCTCGGTATCGTGAAGAGCACGCCGTTTCAGATGAAGACAATCGTTCCTTAGTAATACCGATATGAATACGGCATTTGGCTTCATTTTTGCCGCCCTGGCTCTCCTTGCCCAGCTGCCGGCGGCAATTCACGGTGTTCTCACCGACGCGTCGGGCGCGTTGATTCCGGGAGCGGCGGTTTCACTCTCCGGCCCGGAGGTGCAGAAAACCGTGCAAACGGCGGCAGACGGCAGCTATTCATTCCAGGGTCTCGCCGCCGGCGACTATACCTTGCGGGTCAGTTTCCCGGATCTTGAATCGTTTGAAAAACGCCTGCATATTGAGGCCGGCACAACGTCGGAAAACGCAATCCAGCTCAGGCCGAGAGTGCTGACCCAGGCTGTCACTGTAACAGAAGAAGCCGGAGCGGAGATCGGCGTCGAACCGGACAAAAGCGCGGGAACCGTTGTCATGA from Terriglobia bacterium encodes the following:
- a CDS encoding DUF1592 domain-containing protein encodes the protein MKGQALVVLLVVLLMSVVGTAGAAGSQVALELYQRALVQEQAAGNLPEAISLYQQAAKEAGNDRTLAARALIRAAGSYEKLGQPAAMELYAEVMRTYPEQREQVALAQSRLAALKRSSPRTAPARAGRTDVSAVFDPLFETYCVSCHSQSHKTAGLALDNLDTTNISENTAVWERILRRLRARRDPPLGMRRPDEAAYQAAVSTTELALDQAYPVNSSLNTADRVSDAELAARMAKFIWNETPDTVLSDAAQRGSLRNPAVLEQQVRRMLRDSRANGLVTGFFERWMLSDSLDKVQSADPGLRQAMGTETHLFLVNQLQEDHNALDLWTANYSFINERLARHYGISGISGNDFRRYVFPDNARAGILGQGSFLTVSSAGDRTSPVERGKLILGMFLGVNPPDPPPNVPPIKSGNNRPMRVLMQEHHTNPACLSCHLSFEPLGLALENFNLVGQWRNTDGGAPIDASGTFVDGTRFNGPAELRAGLLKYRDAYYASIAQKMLGYALGREGRTWRVYDYEMPSVRAIVREAGANDYRWSSIVLGIVKSTPFQMKTIVP